Proteins encoded within one genomic window of Streptomyces sp. NBC_01237:
- a CDS encoding MbtH family protein — protein MNNPFDDENGSYLVLANAERQHSLWPASIDVPAGWSTVFGAGTRAACLAHVEENWTDMRPAGLAATMNGVRPPAANEIADAGPTFTGKSQ, from the coding sequence GTGAACAACCCGTTCGACGACGAAAACGGCTCCTATCTCGTCCTGGCCAATGCGGAGCGACAGCACTCCTTGTGGCCCGCGAGCATCGATGTGCCCGCCGGCTGGTCCACCGTCTTCGGAGCGGGAACGCGTGCCGCGTGCCTGGCCCATGTCGAGGAGAACTGGACGGACATGCGGCCGGCCGGCCTGGCGGCCACGATGAACGGGGTCCGACCGCCGGCAGCGAACGAGATCGCTGATGCCGGGCCGACGTTCACCGGGAAGTCGCAGTGA
- a CDS encoding thioesterase II family protein: MSGVRETTMVPLHRTPHAERTLVGLSFFGGGTAAYQPWTAQMPAGTDLVVLCYPGREGRFAEEFARDWDELAADVTRTLREADLGPYILFGHSMSGWMAFDVAARLDSDEARKPEALVLSSCNAPDRGLTDSELRPTPQDADERLLEWLGTHGLLPQHVREHAGLTEVALELIRADIDVRNTFVYDGAEVSVPLQVFSGADDPLISADAAVRWSALTSGPYRHDVLGGGHFYTPEIWQTLPTRIASIKSAATGSVS, from the coding sequence GTGAGCGGCGTACGGGAGACCACGATGGTGCCCCTGCACCGGACGCCGCACGCCGAGCGGACCCTGGTCGGCCTGAGCTTCTTCGGCGGTGGCACGGCCGCGTACCAGCCGTGGACCGCGCAGATGCCCGCGGGGACGGACCTGGTCGTGCTCTGCTACCCCGGCAGGGAGGGGCGGTTCGCCGAGGAGTTCGCCCGTGACTGGGACGAACTGGCCGCCGATGTCACACGAACACTGCGCGAAGCCGATCTCGGCCCGTACATCCTCTTCGGGCACAGCATGAGCGGCTGGATGGCCTTCGACGTGGCCGCCCGGCTCGACAGCGACGAGGCACGGAAGCCCGAAGCCCTCGTCCTGTCCTCCTGCAACGCCCCGGACCGCGGCCTGACCGACAGCGAACTGCGCCCCACACCTCAGGACGCGGACGAGCGACTCCTGGAGTGGCTCGGAACCCACGGCCTGCTGCCCCAGCACGTCCGTGAACACGCCGGCCTGACCGAGGTGGCGCTGGAGCTGATACGGGCCGACATCGACGTCCGCAACACCTTCGTCTACGACGGCGCCGAGGTGAGCGTGCCGCTTCAGGTGTTCTCGGGTGCCGACGATCCGTTGATCAGCGCCGACGCGGCTGTCCGGTGGAGCGCCCTGACCTCAGGTCCGTACCGGCACGACGTGCTCGGCGGCGGTCACTTCTACACCCCGGAGATCTGGCAGACCCTTCCGACCCGGATCGCCTCGATCAAATCCGCCGCAACCGGCTCTGTCTCCTGA
- a CDS encoding helix-turn-helix transcriptional regulator — MLTMFGLELMEEAVYREIGESPPSVAEEIADRLAVAPDLVRACIGRLLELGLVRRSFEVPGRFAVVDPVLSLQQSLAGQYEELTRRQRRVAETHAEVVRLLMSDASGRSGRVAQVERLLGMDEVQCRVDRLAGEAIREVLTFVPGGARSTPELSAARRNDAALLSRSVSIRTVGTDTDSYDAATMAHVHWLTGNGGQFRGFETPLPAMILFDGSVALVPLDPQNTAAGALQVTDPGLVAPMALLFEQTWSLATPLDAGRSTTDDTVNGKELALLRLVAEGCTDAAAAGRLHVSHRTARRMMAVLMERLGARSRFEAGVKAARRGWL, encoded by the coding sequence ATGCTCACCATGTTCGGACTGGAACTGATGGAGGAAGCGGTGTACCGGGAGATCGGCGAATCGCCTCCGTCGGTCGCCGAGGAGATCGCCGACCGGCTGGCGGTCGCTCCGGATCTGGTCCGTGCGTGCATCGGCCGGCTGCTCGAACTCGGCCTGGTGCGGCGTTCCTTCGAGGTGCCCGGCAGATTCGCGGTGGTTGACCCGGTCCTGAGCCTGCAGCAGTCGCTGGCCGGCCAGTACGAGGAGTTGACGCGTCGGCAGCGGCGGGTCGCCGAGACACACGCCGAGGTTGTCCGCCTGCTCATGTCCGACGCCTCCGGCCGGTCGGGCAGGGTCGCACAGGTCGAGCGGCTCCTGGGGATGGACGAGGTGCAGTGCCGGGTGGACCGGCTGGCGGGAGAGGCCATCCGTGAGGTGCTGACGTTCGTGCCAGGTGGCGCGCGGTCGACCCCGGAACTCTCGGCAGCGCGCCGCAATGACGCGGCGTTGCTGAGCCGCTCGGTGTCGATCCGGACCGTCGGCACGGACACCGACTCCTACGACGCCGCGACGATGGCGCACGTGCACTGGCTGACCGGCAACGGGGGCCAGTTCCGCGGCTTCGAGACGCCGCTGCCGGCAATGATCCTGTTCGACGGTTCGGTCGCGCTGGTACCCCTCGACCCGCAGAACACAGCGGCGGGCGCACTCCAGGTCACCGATCCCGGCCTCGTCGCTCCCATGGCCCTTCTGTTCGAACAGACCTGGTCGTTGGCCACACCGCTGGACGCCGGGCGTTCGACGACGGACGACACCGTGAACGGCAAGGAACTGGCGCTGCTCAGGCTGGTCGCCGAGGGGTGTACCGACGCAGCCGCCGCAGGCCGGCTGCATGTTTCGCACCGGACCGCTCGACGCATGATGGCGGTGCTGATGGAGCGCCTCGGCGCCCGCAGCCGCTTCGAGGCCGGGGTCAAGGCCGCCCGGCGCGGCTGGCTCTGA